One part of the Arcanobacterium phocisimile genome encodes these proteins:
- a CDS encoding tRNA (cytidine(34)-2'-O)-methyltransferase: MLNFVFHEPKIPGNTGNAIRLAACTGARLHLIEPLAFNFDDAHLRRAGLDYHDLADVVIHPNWEAAKAYFGDDCRVFAFTSHTENCYADERYHDGDVLLFGTEPTGLPDEILNDPYLTKHLRIPMLPGRRSLNLANSASIAVYEAWRQLGFSSAANIS, from the coding sequence GTGTTAAATTTTGTCTTTCATGAACCAAAAATTCCAGGAAACACCGGCAACGCTATCCGCCTCGCTGCTTGCACGGGCGCCCGCCTTCATTTAATTGAGCCGTTAGCATTTAATTTCGACGATGCCCACCTACGCCGCGCAGGATTGGACTATCACGACCTTGCCGACGTCGTCATCCACCCCAACTGGGAAGCTGCAAAAGCCTATTTCGGAGATGATTGCCGCGTATTCGCATTCACCTCACACACCGAAAATTGCTATGCAGACGAACGCTATCACGACGGCGATGTGCTGCTGTTTGGTACCGAACCTACCGGTTTACCTGACGAGATCCTCAACGACCCATACCTCACCAAGCATTTGCGCATCCCGATGCTACCAGGGCGCCGCTCGCTAAACCTCGCCAATTCTGCCTCGATTGCTGTTTATGAGGCGTGGCGCCAACTCGGATTTAGCTCTGCCGCTAACATCTCATAA
- a CDS encoding ABC transporter ATP-binding protein, with the protein MSDVLKVNNVSVAREQASILTDVTWQVDEGQHWVVLGPNGAGKTTLVSLISGWSMPTSGSVSIIGETTSDTDLRELKSMVGVSSAGVDARISGREKVLDVVRTATYGRSATWTEEYDDEDTNRARGLLASLGVDSLAERTFARISSGERKRVGIARALMPDPELLILDEPLAGLDFGGREQLISTLEDLARAPYAPVMVMVTHHVEEIPQGFTHALLIKDGRVFASGEIDSVMTEGNISQLFGVPTKLSNVDGRYFATARR; encoded by the coding sequence ATGAGTGATGTGCTAAAGGTAAATAACGTTTCGGTTGCCCGCGAACAGGCCTCAATCTTGACCGATGTGACATGGCAAGTGGATGAAGGACAGCACTGGGTGGTGCTCGGGCCAAACGGCGCCGGAAAGACGACGCTTGTTTCTCTCATCTCTGGCTGGTCGATGCCCACCTCTGGCAGCGTATCAATTATTGGCGAGACGACGAGCGATACGGACTTACGCGAACTGAAATCGATGGTTGGCGTATCGTCTGCTGGTGTGGATGCGCGTATCTCTGGGCGTGAAAAAGTGCTCGACGTAGTTCGTACCGCTACCTACGGGCGCAGCGCTACGTGGACTGAAGAGTATGACGACGAAGATACTAATCGTGCCCGTGGCTTGCTTGCTTCATTAGGTGTTGATTCACTCGCAGAGCGGACGTTTGCGCGGATTTCTTCCGGTGAGCGCAAGCGTGTTGGTATTGCTCGGGCACTGATGCCTGATCCGGAACTTCTTATCCTTGACGAGCCGCTGGCTGGTTTGGATTTTGGTGGCCGCGAGCAGCTTATTTCTACTTTAGAAGATTTAGCTCGCGCGCCGTATGCACCGGTGATGGTTATGGTGACCCATCATGTCGAAGAAATCCCGCAGGGCTTTACGCATGCATTACTCATCAAAGATGGGCGTGTTTTTGCCTCCGGTGAGATTGATTCGGTTATGACCGAGGGGAACATTTCCCAGTTGTTTGGGGTGCCTACGAAACTTTCCAACGTAGACGGACGTTACTTTGCTACCGCACGCCGATAA
- a CDS encoding error-prone DNA polymerase — protein MSAYAELHVHSTYSFLTGASQPEELVKRASELGLSALALTDFDGFPGVVRFTRAARDYAIPAVIGSELRMNHDNSQLLILAKNPGGYQQLSHEIGKALLASGKKGEAHYDMDSLAAASADAWYVVTGGHRSHVRKALEQVSGTWASDSAYSSLCELIDRFGKTNVVIELSAYGDPYDRERRAVLKSVADRAGIRCIATGDVHMATEADKPLADVLFATSHNTTLEDARAMLPLWPAVLQSAEQMTILHRDYPQAVAYAAQIGDECAFDFELIAPRLPPFDVPAGYSEETWLRELVYRGARSRYGEVKQAPDAWKLIDHELDVINSLGFAGYFLIVDEIVSFCKREGIWCQGRGSAANSAVCFALGITAVDAVRHKMLFERFLSPDRKEPPDIDLDIESGQRERVIQHIYQRYGRTKAAQVANVITYRSRSAVRDSARAFGYRPEEINAWVERKDRGKSKDDIPLTVMNIADRLRHLPRHLGIHSGGMVLCDRPVIDVCPVEWASKAGRTVLQWDKEDCADAGLVKFDLLGLGMLTALRIAFTHIQEKGILGFDGKPIGLHNIAQDDSRVYDLLCAADTVGVFQVESRAQMATLPRLRPRTFYDIVIEVALVRPGPIQGGSVHPYISRRRGREAVTYAHPLLKPALEKTLGVPLFQEQLMRIAIDTAGFTPAQADQLRKAMSSKRSHERVAQLREELINGMRQRGIDASTAEEIFHKLDAFADFGFPESHAFSFAYLVYASAWLKVHYPEHFYAALLCSQPMGFYSPQSLIADARLHGIHILPVDVTASDVTTSVQEYFGDDKVKDNDRMQFVDRHPDTAIRLGLDYISGLGSAVERIYRARSEKPFVSVADLAQRAHLSAKQMHILSVAGALAGLGVTRREGIWTAQQLGVDYTPASQWYQPTILGTEIGVQAEGITEMTPFEAHQADLRMTGITPFNHPVEFIRPQFNDKRILTIEQAFDEPVGKRIKIAGCITHRQRPRTAQGVTFLSLEDETGMMNIVCSAGMWKHFRQATQNNVAVVRGVIEKHDGAVNFIADGIERVEHSLRLPSRDFR, from the coding sequence ATGAGTGCGTACGCTGAACTCCACGTACATTCGACGTACTCCTTCCTCACCGGAGCTTCCCAGCCTGAAGAACTTGTTAAGCGTGCGTCCGAACTGGGATTATCAGCATTGGCTTTAACAGATTTTGACGGATTTCCAGGAGTCGTTCGCTTCACCCGTGCGGCACGCGATTACGCTATACCCGCAGTTATTGGATCAGAACTGCGGATGAATCACGATAATTCGCAGTTGCTTATTTTGGCTAAGAATCCAGGAGGATATCAGCAGCTATCACACGAAATCGGTAAGGCTCTACTAGCTTCCGGTAAAAAGGGAGAAGCGCACTACGATATGGATTCATTAGCCGCTGCCAGTGCTGATGCATGGTATGTAGTCACTGGAGGGCATCGCAGTCATGTGCGCAAGGCGTTGGAGCAGGTAAGTGGAACGTGGGCATCTGATAGCGCTTATAGCTCGCTATGCGAACTGATTGACCGTTTCGGAAAAACGAACGTCGTTATAGAGTTATCTGCGTATGGTGACCCTTATGATCGCGAGCGCCGCGCCGTCTTAAAATCAGTGGCGGATCGGGCCGGGATTAGGTGCATCGCTACTGGCGATGTGCATATGGCAACTGAGGCAGATAAACCGCTTGCCGATGTGCTTTTTGCGACGTCACACAACACGACTCTCGAAGATGCCCGTGCGATGTTACCGCTGTGGCCAGCTGTGTTGCAGTCTGCTGAACAGATGACTATTTTACATAGGGACTATCCGCAGGCGGTTGCTTATGCGGCGCAGATAGGCGATGAGTGTGCCTTTGATTTTGAGTTAATTGCTCCGCGTCTTCCGCCGTTTGATGTGCCAGCTGGATATAGCGAAGAAACTTGGCTACGTGAGCTAGTGTATCGCGGTGCTCGGTCTCGTTATGGCGAGGTAAAGCAAGCTCCAGATGCGTGGAAACTGATTGACCATGAACTAGATGTCATCAATAGTCTGGGGTTCGCTGGCTATTTTCTTATCGTTGACGAGATTGTGTCTTTTTGTAAGCGGGAGGGGATTTGGTGCCAGGGGCGTGGCTCGGCTGCGAATTCGGCTGTGTGCTTTGCGTTGGGAATAACTGCGGTAGATGCGGTGCGGCACAAAATGCTCTTTGAACGCTTTCTTTCGCCTGATAGGAAAGAGCCACCTGATATTGATCTGGATATTGAATCCGGGCAGCGCGAGCGGGTTATTCAACATATTTATCAGCGCTATGGGCGCACGAAAGCTGCTCAGGTGGCCAATGTTATTACCTATCGTTCGCGTTCTGCGGTTCGTGATAGCGCTCGGGCGTTTGGGTATCGGCCCGAGGAGATCAATGCATGGGTGGAACGTAAAGACCGCGGGAAAAGCAAAGACGATATTCCGCTCACCGTGATGAATATCGCGGATCGATTGCGGCATTTGCCGCGACATTTGGGTATTCATTCTGGGGGAATGGTCTTATGTGATCGTCCGGTAATTGATGTATGTCCGGTGGAGTGGGCGAGTAAAGCAGGTCGCACTGTCCTGCAATGGGATAAGGAAGATTGCGCGGATGCGGGGTTAGTGAAATTTGATTTGCTGGGTTTAGGGATGCTGACCGCTTTGCGGATAGCATTTACACATATCCAAGAAAAAGGAATATTGGGTTTTGACGGTAAGCCAATAGGGTTACACAATATTGCGCAGGATGATTCACGAGTCTATGACTTGTTATGTGCTGCTGACACAGTTGGTGTTTTTCAGGTTGAATCACGTGCACAAATGGCAACGCTTCCGCGACTTCGGCCGCGTACCTTTTACGACATCGTTATCGAAGTCGCACTTGTGCGTCCAGGGCCGATTCAAGGTGGGAGCGTTCATCCCTATATTTCTCGACGGCGAGGGCGTGAAGCAGTGACCTATGCGCATCCGCTACTGAAACCAGCACTAGAAAAAACCCTCGGGGTGCCACTTTTTCAAGAACAACTGATGCGTATCGCTATCGATACTGCCGGATTTACACCGGCTCAGGCAGACCAGTTGCGTAAGGCGATGAGTTCGAAGCGTAGTCATGAACGTGTGGCACAATTGCGTGAAGAACTCATTAACGGGATGCGTCAGCGGGGGATTGATGCCAGTACTGCTGAGGAAATCTTTCACAAACTCGATGCGTTTGCAGATTTCGGTTTTCCAGAATCGCATGCGTTTTCTTTCGCCTATCTTGTCTATGCGAGTGCGTGGTTAAAAGTCCATTATCCGGAACATTTTTATGCGGCGTTATTGTGTTCGCAGCCTATGGGATTTTATTCTCCGCAATCACTGATTGCGGACGCACGACTTCATGGGATCCATATCTTGCCAGTCGATGTTACAGCGTCGGATGTTACGACATCGGTACAAGAATATTTTGGAGATGACAAGGTAAAAGATAATGATCGGATGCAGTTTGTTGACCGGCATCCAGATACTGCTATCCGGTTGGGTCTAGATTATATTTCCGGATTAGGGTCAGCCGTTGAACGTATTTATCGCGCGCGAAGTGAAAAGCCTTTTGTGTCTGTTGCTGACCTAGCTCAGCGTGCTCACTTATCGGCAAAGCAGATGCACATATTGTCAGTTGCTGGAGCGCTGGCAGGATTAGGAGTCACTCGTCGGGAAGGGATATGGACTGCGCAACAACTTGGAGTGGATTACACTCCGGCAAGCCAGTGGTATCAGCCCACTATTTTGGGAACTGAAATTGGTGTCCAGGCTGAAGGTATCACTGAAATGACTCCGTTTGAGGCTCATCAGGCGGATCTGCGCATGACGGGAATTACGCCATTTAATCATCCGGTGGAGTTTATTCGTCCGCAGTTTAACGATAAGAGAATATTGACGATCGAGCAGGCGTTTGACGAGCCGGTAGGTAAGCGGATCAAAATCGCAGGCTGTATTACTCACCGACAACGTCCGCGTACAGCTCAAGGGGTAACTTTCTTATCTTTAGAAGATGAGACTGGGATGATGAATATTGTGTGCTCGGCAGGGATGTGGAAGCATTTTCGTCAGGCAACCCAAAACAATGTCGCAGTAGTTCGCGGTGTTATCGAAAAACATGACGGAGCAGTCAATTTTATTGCTGATGGAATTGAGCGTGTAGAACATTCTCTCCGGCTTCCATCTCGCGATTTTCGGTAA
- a CDS encoding helix-turn-helix domain-containing protein: MTEHSYAERILGTILGKTLAKRRKELGMTQEEVAYKAQINREHYQQMEYGRSDRKRNSPLNPKLSTLLKLADALEIPVEVLLRDALAAYAEAKKHEEIF, encoded by the coding sequence ATGACTGAACATTCATATGCAGAACGTATTTTAGGAACAATTCTCGGCAAGACTCTTGCTAAACGCCGTAAAGAACTTGGCATGACTCAGGAAGAAGTGGCTTATAAAGCGCAGATCAACCGCGAGCACTACCAGCAAATGGAATACGGGCGCTCAGACCGCAAACGCAATTCACCACTGAACCCGAAATTGAGCACCCTGCTCAAACTCGCTGATGCACTAGAGATTCCTGTCGAAGTACTGCTTCGAGATGCCCTAGCGGCCTATGCCGAAGCTAAAAAACACGAAGAAATATTCTAA
- a CDS encoding SPFH domain-containing protein produces the protein MEPAAVSSIILLAVLALLVVFIFVAIWRAVIQVHQGYTVIIERLGKYHKTLQPGLHFLVPFVDSVRQRIDMREQVVPFPPQPVITSDNIVVSIDTVIYYQVTQPEAATYEIANPMAAIEQLAVTTLRNIIGSMDMEQALTGRDRINSQLRGVLDEATGRWGIRVSRVELKAIDPPTTVQSAMEQQMKAERDRRAAILTAEGIKQSAILTAEGEKQSQILRAEGQAQAAILEAQGESRAILQVFDAIHRGNADPKLLSYEYLKMLPQIAESSSSKLWIVPTELTAALNAVTAGFNGKSEGDVEVDFSGLDDGEFAASLAETNLQNIDEALADAKGEASRATEVAEESSK, from the coding sequence ATGGAACCAGCAGCAGTTTCTTCCATCATTCTTCTGGCCGTGCTCGCATTATTGGTCGTCTTCATTTTCGTGGCGATTTGGCGCGCTGTCATTCAAGTTCATCAAGGATACACAGTCATTATCGAGCGGCTCGGAAAGTATCACAAAACGCTCCAACCCGGTCTGCATTTTCTTGTGCCGTTTGTCGATTCGGTGCGTCAACGCATTGATATGCGTGAGCAAGTCGTTCCATTCCCGCCACAGCCAGTCATTACTTCCGACAACATTGTGGTGAGCATCGATACGGTTATCTACTACCAAGTCACGCAGCCAGAAGCTGCGACCTATGAAATTGCCAACCCTATGGCGGCAATCGAACAGCTAGCAGTCACTACCTTGCGTAATATCATCGGTTCGATGGATATGGAGCAGGCACTTACCGGTCGCGATCGAATCAATAGCCAGCTTCGCGGCGTTCTCGACGAAGCAACTGGACGGTGGGGAATTCGTGTTTCGCGGGTCGAACTCAAGGCTATTGATCCACCGACGACCGTCCAATCAGCAATGGAACAGCAGATGAAGGCGGAGCGTGACCGTCGTGCTGCAATTTTGACCGCTGAAGGTATCAAGCAGTCCGCAATTTTGACGGCGGAAGGTGAAAAACAGTCACAAATTTTGCGAGCTGAAGGTCAAGCCCAGGCGGCAATTCTTGAAGCACAAGGCGAATCTCGAGCTATTCTTCAAGTTTTTGATGCTATTCACCGTGGTAACGCTGATCCGAAGTTGCTTTCCTATGAGTACTTGAAGATGCTTCCGCAAATCGCCGAATCGTCGTCGTCGAAGTTGTGGATTGTCCCAACCGAACTTACGGCTGCACTTAATGCGGTAACCGCTGGATTCAACGGAAAGAGTGAGGGCGACGTCGAAGTTGATTTCAGCGGTCTTGACGATGGCGAATTTGCGGCCTCGTTGGCTGAAACTAACCTGCAAAACATTGATGAGGCGTTAGCTGATGCTAAAGGTGAAGCTAGCCGTGCGACCGAAGTAGCTGAAGAATCCAGTAAGTAA
- a CDS encoding TrmH family RNA methyltransferase: MIIELDSLDDSRLVDYTSLTDVALRKSLEAERGLYMAEGDKVIARAVNAGHTPRSFIMSKRWLEPLQPIIEQATGNSDGGDVPVYVASEELIEELTGFHVHRGALAAMNRPHLPELESFIGSHSSARRIVVLENLVNHTNVGAVFRSMAALGFDAVLLTDSASDPLYRRAVRVSMGTVFQVPWTRIENWPRSMQVLKDNGWITASLALRNDALTLDEFAQLPEVNAPDSKVALILGTEGDGLSNATIAHSDHAVVIPMAGEVDSLNVAAAGAVAAWELRLR, translated from the coding sequence GTGATTATTGAGCTTGATTCGTTAGATGATTCCCGGTTGGTCGATTACACTTCGTTAACAGATGTTGCGTTGCGTAAAAGCCTCGAAGCTGAACGTGGGTTATATATGGCCGAGGGTGATAAGGTCATCGCACGTGCGGTTAACGCCGGGCACACTCCACGATCGTTTATTATGTCCAAGCGTTGGCTTGAACCACTCCAGCCCATTATTGAACAAGCTACCGGAAATTCCGACGGTGGGGACGTTCCGGTCTATGTTGCTAGCGAAGAACTCATTGAGGAGCTCACGGGTTTCCACGTGCATCGTGGCGCCTTAGCAGCAATGAATCGCCCGCATTTGCCTGAACTTGAGTCTTTTATCGGTTCGCATAGTTCTGCGCGACGTATTGTTGTATTAGAAAATCTGGTCAATCACACAAATGTGGGGGCGGTGTTCCGCTCGATGGCAGCTCTCGGTTTCGATGCGGTGCTCTTGACTGATTCGGCGTCTGATCCGCTCTACCGCCGTGCTGTGCGTGTCTCAATGGGGACAGTTTTCCAAGTGCCGTGGACACGTATCGAAAACTGGCCACGTTCCATGCAGGTGCTGAAAGATAACGGCTGGATAACTGCGTCATTGGCGTTGCGAAACGATGCGCTCACGCTCGATGAATTTGCGCAGCTACCCGAGGTCAATGCTCCGGATTCCAAAGTGGCACTCATTTTAGGAACCGAAGGTGATGGCCTGAGTAACGCCACGATTGCCCATTCTGACCATGCGGTTGTTATCCCGATGGCCGGCGAAGTTGATTCACTTAATGTTGCTGCTGCAGGTGCGGTTGCCGCGTGGGAACTCCGACTTCGCTGA
- a CDS encoding NfeD family protein, translating to MAWGIWAIILVVLLILEMLTVDFTFTMVAGGALVAAISSALGANLVVQVIAFVIVSALLLVVVRPWMRKHINNSSHGESNVYALTGQYATAITALDESSGQVKIGGDTWSAVSVAGPIKAGEKVVITAVQGAHVVVAPA from the coding sequence ATGGCTTGGGGAATTTGGGCGATTATCCTCGTGGTTTTGTTGATCCTAGAAATGCTGACTGTGGATTTCACGTTCACCATGGTTGCCGGTGGCGCTCTAGTTGCTGCTATTAGCTCGGCTCTGGGGGCGAATCTCGTCGTTCAGGTCATTGCCTTTGTTATAGTTTCTGCTCTCTTACTTGTAGTGGTGCGCCCGTGGATGCGCAAACACATCAACAATTCATCGCATGGCGAATCAAACGTCTATGCTCTCACCGGCCAATATGCAACTGCTATCACGGCTCTTGACGAATCCAGCGGCCAAGTGAAAATCGGTGGCGATACATGGAGCGCAGTCAGTGTTGCAGGTCCCATCAAAGCCGGCGAAAAAGTAGTTATTACCGCGGTGCAAGGCGCGCATGTCGTCGTTGCTCCCGCATAA